Proteins from a genomic interval of Xanthomonas sp. AM6:
- the aroQ gene encoding type II 3-dehydroquinate dehydratase: MARLLLLHGPNLNLLGTREPGVYGHTTLAQIDAALLAQASAAGHQLDSLQSNAEHVLVERVQAAREDGTAFILINPAAFTHTSVALRDALAAVAIPFIEIHLSNPHSREPFRHHSYFSDHAVGVICGFGADSYRYAMDAALARLGPRA; encoded by the coding sequence ATGGCGCGACTGCTGCTGCTGCATGGCCCCAACCTCAACCTGCTCGGCACCCGCGAGCCGGGCGTGTACGGGCATACGACGCTGGCGCAGATCGATGCGGCGCTGCTGGCGCAGGCCAGCGCCGCCGGGCACCAGCTCGACAGCCTGCAGTCCAACGCCGAGCACGTGCTGGTGGAGCGGGTCCAGGCCGCGCGCGAAGACGGCACCGCCTTCATCCTGATCAACCCGGCCGCGTTCACCCACACCTCGGTGGCGCTGCGCGACGCGCTGGCGGCGGTGGCGATCCCGTTCATCGAGATCCACCTGTCCAACCCGCACAGCCGCGAGCCGTTCCGCCACCACAGCTATTTCAGCGACCACGCGGTCGGCGTGATCTGCGGCTTCGGCGCCGACAGCTACCGCTACGCGATGGACGCGGCGCTGGCCCGGTTGGGACCGCGCGCATGA
- the accB gene encoding acetyl-CoA carboxylase biotin carboxyl carrier protein: MDLRKIKKLIDLLEESNLAEIEIKEGEESVRLARTPTGMIASAPQYAAPAPAAAPAAAPMPMSSPTEASTGGTAKPGNALPEGHVLRAPMVGTFYTSPSPDKPAFVSVGQAVKAGETLAIIEAMKMFNPIEADVSGTIVAILSESGVPVEFDQPLFVIG, translated from the coding sequence ATGGATCTCCGTAAAATCAAGAAGCTGATCGACCTGCTGGAAGAGTCCAATCTCGCCGAGATCGAGATCAAGGAAGGCGAGGAAAGCGTGCGCCTGGCGCGCACCCCCACGGGCATGATCGCCAGCGCCCCGCAGTACGCCGCCCCGGCCCCCGCCGCGGCGCCGGCGGCCGCGCCGATGCCGATGAGCTCGCCCACCGAGGCCTCCACCGGCGGCACCGCCAAGCCCGGCAACGCCCTGCCCGAGGGCCACGTGCTGCGCGCGCCGATGGTCGGCACCTTCTACACCTCGCCCTCGCCGGACAAGCCGGCGTTCGTCAGCGTCGGCCAGGCGGTCAAGGCCGGCGAGACCCTGGCGATCATCGAGGCGATGAAGATGTTCAACCCGATCGAAGCCGACGTCTCCGGCACCATCGTCGCGATCCTCAGCGAAAGCGGCGTGCCGGTGGAGTTCGATCAGCCGTTGTTTGTGATTGGCTGA
- a CDS encoding four helix bundle protein has product MIRDSQERPHERLLVWRDAMSLVESVYRFTHGFPDSERFGLTAQMRRAAISVPSNIAEGAARRSTAEYLHFLSMARGSLSQLDTQRQIAERLQFQAADTATIELMDRTFSRLNALIRSLEGSRALREPSALYESPISNPQSHAR; this is encoded by the coding sequence GTGATTCGGGATTCGCAAGAGCGGCCGCACGAGCGCCTGTTGGTGTGGCGCGACGCGATGTCGCTGGTCGAATCGGTCTACCGCTTCACCCACGGCTTCCCCGATTCGGAACGCTTCGGACTGACCGCGCAGATGCGGCGCGCGGCGATCAGCGTTCCGTCCAATATCGCCGAGGGCGCCGCGCGCCGCTCCACCGCCGAATACCTGCACTTCCTGTCGATGGCACGCGGCTCTCTCTCGCAATTGGACACGCAACGGCAGATCGCCGAGCGTTTACAGTTCCAGGCCGCCGATACCGCAACGATTGAACTGATGGATCGCACGTTCTCCCGGCTCAACGCATTGATCCGCTCGCTTGAAGGCTCGCGCGCGCTGCGCGAACCAAGCGCCCTGTACGAATCCCCAATCTCGAATCCCCAATCCCATGCTCGATAA